In Pseudomonas nunensis, a single window of DNA contains:
- the htpG gene encoding molecular chaperone HtpG has product MSVETQKETLGFQTEVKQLLHLMIHSLYSNKEIFLRELISNASDAVDKLRFEALSKPELLEGGAELKIRVSFDKDAKTVTLEDNGIGMSREDAITHLGTIAKSGTADFMKHLSGDQKKDSHLIGQFGVGFYSAFIVADKVDVFSRRAGAAASEGVHWSSKGEGDFEVATVDKAERGTRIVLHLKSGEDEFADGYRLRNIIKKYSDHIALPIELPKEVAAAEGEEKPAVEWETVNRASALWTRPRTEIKDEEYQEFYKHIAHDFENPLSWSHNKVEGKLEYSSLLYVPTRAPFDLYQREAPKGLKLYVQRVFVMDQAESFLPLYLRFIKGVVDSNDLSLNVSREILQKDPIIDSMKSALTKRVLDMLEKLAKNEPEQYKGFWKNFGQVMKEGPAEDFANKEKIAGLLRFASTQGEEGEQVVGLADYLARAKEGQDKIYYLTGETYAQVKNSPHLEVFRKKGIEVLLLTDRIDEWLMSYLSDFDGKSFVDVARGDLDLGNLDSEEDKKAAEEVAKSKEGLVERLKTALGDSVAEVRVSHRLTDSPAILAIGEQDLGLQMRQILEASGQKVPDSKPIFEFNPAHPLIEKLDNEQSDERFGDLSHILFDQAALAAGDSLKDPAAYVRRLNKLLVELSV; this is encoded by the coding sequence ATGAGTGTGGAAACTCAAAAGGAAACCCTGGGCTTCCAGACCGAGGTGAAGCAACTGCTGCACCTCATGATCCATTCGCTGTATTCCAACAAGGAAATTTTCCTTCGCGAGTTGATCTCGAACGCCTCTGACGCTGTCGACAAATTACGTTTCGAAGCCCTGTCCAAGCCTGAGTTGCTGGAAGGTGGCGCCGAGCTGAAAATCCGTGTGAGCTTCGACAAGGACGCGAAAACCGTCACCCTCGAAGACAACGGTATCGGCATGAGCCGCGAAGACGCGATCACCCACCTGGGCACGATCGCCAAGTCCGGCACCGCTGATTTCATGAAACACCTGTCCGGCGATCAGAAGAAAGATTCGCACCTGATCGGTCAGTTCGGTGTGGGCTTCTACTCGGCATTCATCGTCGCTGACAAAGTCGACGTGTTCAGCCGTCGCGCCGGTGCTGCCGCTTCCGAAGGCGTGCATTGGTCGTCCAAGGGCGAAGGCGATTTTGAAGTTGCCACTGTCGACAAAGCCGAGCGCGGCACCCGTATCGTCCTGCACCTGAAGTCCGGTGAAGACGAGTTCGCCGATGGCTACCGTCTGCGTAACATCATCAAGAAGTACTCCGATCACATCGCTTTGCCGATCGAGTTGCCGAAAGAAGTGGCCGCCGCTGAGGGTGAAGAGAAGCCAGCCGTTGAGTGGGAAACCGTCAACCGCGCCAGCGCCCTGTGGACCCGTCCTCGCACCGAGATCAAGGACGAGGAATACCAGGAGTTCTACAAGCACATCGCGCATGACTTCGAAAACCCGCTGAGCTGGAGCCACAACAAAGTCGAAGGCAAGCTGGAATACAGCTCGCTGCTTTATGTACCGACCCGTGCTCCGTTCGATCTGTATCAGCGTGAAGCGCCGAAAGGCCTGAAGTTGTACGTGCAGCGCGTATTCGTAATGGATCAGGCCGAGTCGTTCCTGCCGCTGTACCTGCGCTTCATCAAAGGCGTGGTCGATTCCAACGACCTGTCGCTGAACGTGTCGCGGGAAATCCTGCAGAAAGACCCGATCATCGACTCCATGAAGTCGGCGCTGACCAAGCGTGTACTCGACATGCTGGAAAAACTGGCGAAGAACGAGCCTGAGCAATACAAAGGCTTCTGGAAAAACTTCGGCCAAGTGATGAAAGAAGGCCCGGCTGAAGATTTCGCCAACAAAGAGAAAATCGCTGGCCTGCTGCGTTTCGCATCCACTCAGGGCGAAGAAGGCGAGCAGGTTGTTGGCTTGGCTGACTACCTGGCTCGCGCCAAGGAAGGTCAGGACAAGATTTACTACCTGACCGGCGAAACCTACGCCCAAGTCAAAAACAGCCCGCACCTGGAAGTCTTCCGCAAGAAAGGCATCGAAGTGCTGCTGCTGACCGACCGCATCGACGAGTGGCTGATGAGCTACCTCAGCGACTTCGACGGCAAGAGCTTTGTCGACGTGGCACGCGGTGACCTGGACCTCGGCAACCTGGACTCGGAAGAGGACAAGAAAGCCGCGGAAGAAGTCGCCAAGTCCAAAGAAGGTCTGGTTGAGCGTCTGAAAACCGCACTGGGCGATTCCGTCGCTGAAGTACGGGTTTCCCACCGTCTGACCGATTCTCCGGCGATCCTGGCCATCGGTGAGCAGGACCTGGGCTTGCAGATGCGTCAGATCCTCGAAGCCAGCGGGCAGAAGGTTCCGGATTCGAAGCCGATCTTCGAATTCAACCCGGCTCACCCGCTGATCGAGAAACTCGACAACGAACAGAGCGACGAGCGCTTCGGCGACCTGTCGCACATCCTGTTCGATCAGGCAGCCCTGGCGGCCGGCGACAGCTTGAAAGACCCGGCAGCCTACGTGCGCCGTCTCAACAAGTTGCTGGTTGAACTGTCGGTTTAA
- a CDS encoding OsmC family protein produces the protein MTVTVNTVSSEGFRHTVQIDDHELFADVPKSAGGEGSAPEPHDYFDAALGACKALTLKMYAKKKDIPLTGVGVEVKRDNSEEQKGKYALHVTLTLKGVLTDDQRAELLRVADRCPIHKLMTTTDVTIETHAPQGFDSQ, from the coding sequence ATGACTGTTACCGTCAATACCGTTTCCAGTGAAGGCTTTCGTCACACTGTCCAGATCGATGACCACGAATTGTTTGCCGATGTACCGAAGTCCGCCGGCGGCGAAGGCTCGGCGCCGGAACCCCATGATTACTTCGACGCCGCCCTCGGTGCCTGTAAGGCGCTGACGCTGAAAATGTATGCCAAGAAGAAAGACATCCCGTTGACCGGCGTGGGTGTCGAGGTCAAACGCGACAACAGCGAAGAGCAGAAAGGCAAATATGCCCTGCACGTGACCCTCACGCTCAAGGGTGTGCTCACCGACGACCAGCGCGCGGAGCTGTTGCGAGTCGCTGACCGTTGCCCGATTCATAAACTGATGACCACTACCGACGTCACCATCGAAACCCATGCGCCACAGGGCTTCGACAGCCAGTAA
- a CDS encoding dienelactone hydrolase family protein, producing the protein MSQVTVRSVVYQLDGQSYESRLAFDADHKGPRPGLLMAPNWMGISAGAEEIAKSVAAKGYVVLIADLYGQSVRPQNGEEAGAAMMPLKNDRGLLRQRMQAAFEQLQGQADVAVETSKLATFGFCFGGCCALELARSGAPVKAAVSFHGSLDTPNVDDAKNIKGSVLVLHGASDPLVPKEQLPAFEEEMNAAGVDWQLLSYGGAVHSFTDPHANVPGKMMYDAKTAGRAFVSMHNLLDEVFSG; encoded by the coding sequence ATGAGCCAAGTCACTGTGCGTTCCGTGGTCTATCAGCTAGATGGCCAGTCCTATGAAAGCCGTCTGGCTTTCGATGCCGACCATAAAGGCCCGCGCCCGGGTTTGCTGATGGCGCCGAACTGGATGGGCATCAGCGCCGGTGCCGAAGAGATCGCCAAGTCAGTGGCGGCTAAAGGCTATGTAGTCCTGATCGCGGACCTTTACGGTCAGTCGGTGCGTCCGCAGAACGGTGAAGAAGCAGGCGCGGCGATGATGCCGTTGAAGAATGATCGCGGTTTGCTGCGCCAGCGTATGCAGGCGGCTTTCGAGCAGTTGCAAGGGCAGGCCGACGTCGCGGTCGAAACCTCGAAACTGGCGACCTTCGGTTTCTGTTTTGGTGGTTGCTGCGCGCTGGAACTGGCTCGCAGCGGTGCGCCAGTGAAAGCGGCGGTGTCGTTCCATGGCTCGCTGGATACGCCGAATGTGGACGATGCGAAAAACATCAAGGGCTCGGTGCTGGTGCTGCACGGTGCGTCCGATCCATTGGTGCCGAAAGAGCAACTGCCAGCGTTTGAAGAAGAAATGAACGCAGCGGGCGTGGATTGGCAACTGCTGAGCTACGGCGGGGCGGTGCACTCGTTTACCGATCCGCACGCGAATGTGCCGGGCAAGATGATGTATGACGCGAAAACCGCAGGGCGGGCGTTTGTGTCGATGCATAACTTGCTGGATGAAGTGTTTAGCGGCTGA
- a CDS encoding pirin family protein yields MNTPLVIRPRAEDVEGQPILRPLPSAKCRSVGPFVFFDHMLETRYPAGKGMNIRQHPHIGLSTLTYLFKGQIQHKDSLGSDQVVDTGDVSWMTAGSAIAHVERTPEALKDSGFTMHGLQIWLASPKEHEQGPGHYSHHPAATLPVSDNLGVKIRMIAGSGFCLESPVPVLSPTLYAELNLQTATTLLIPTEHEERALYVLDGEVQLDGELIEPHSLVVLPVGEEMTLFAESDCHAVLFGGAPLDGPRRINWNFVASDPAAIDEARRRWAAGDWPTVPGESERIELP; encoded by the coding sequence ATGAACACGCCCCTCGTGATCCGCCCCCGCGCCGAAGATGTCGAAGGCCAGCCAATTCTTCGCCCGTTGCCGTCAGCCAAATGCCGTAGCGTCGGGCCTTTCGTGTTTTTCGACCACATGCTCGAAACCCGTTATCCGGCGGGCAAAGGCATGAACATCCGCCAACATCCGCACATCGGTCTGTCGACCCTGACTTATTTGTTCAAGGGGCAGATCCAGCACAAGGACAGCCTCGGTTCCGATCAGGTGGTGGACACCGGTGACGTCAGCTGGATGACGGCGGGCAGCGCAATTGCCCACGTTGAACGCACGCCTGAAGCGCTGAAAGACAGCGGCTTCACGATGCATGGCTTGCAGATCTGGCTGGCGTCGCCCAAGGAGCATGAGCAAGGCCCGGGGCATTACAGCCATCATCCGGCTGCCACGCTGCCGGTCAGCGATAACCTCGGCGTGAAGATCCGCATGATCGCCGGGTCAGGCTTTTGCCTGGAATCGCCGGTGCCAGTGCTTTCTCCTACGTTGTACGCCGAACTGAACCTGCAAACCGCGACGACACTGCTGATTCCTACCGAGCATGAAGAGCGGGCACTGTATGTGCTGGACGGCGAGGTGCAACTCGATGGCGAGTTGATAGAACCGCATTCGCTTGTGGTGTTGCCGGTCGGGGAAGAGATGACGTTGTTTGCCGAGAGCGACTGTCACGCCGTGCTGTTCGGCGGCGCGCCGCTGGATGGACCACGGCGGATCAACTGGAATTTTGTCGCGAGCGATCCGGCGGCCATCGATGAAGCGCGTCGACGCTGGGCGGCCGGGGATTGGCCGACGGTGCCGGGGGAAAGTGAGCGGATTGAATTGCCCTAG
- a CDS encoding PaaI family thioesterase, whose translation MTDSFKEQLQQAHAQGDYASLLHLIPYAKLIGVECSRVGDELLFRLPANKDNIGNPLLPAIHGGVIAGFMELSAALHLLIFTGSPGVPKIIDFSLDYLRAGQFRDTWARCQVCRQGRRVANVAVTAWQSTESEPIATARGHFKIEEPLKS comes from the coding sequence ATGACTGACTCCTTCAAGGAACAACTCCAGCAGGCCCATGCGCAAGGGGACTACGCCTCGCTGCTGCACCTGATTCCCTACGCCAAGTTGATCGGCGTCGAATGTTCGCGGGTCGGTGATGAACTGCTGTTTCGCCTGCCGGCCAACAAGGACAACATTGGTAACCCTTTATTGCCGGCGATTCATGGCGGCGTGATTGCCGGGTTCATGGAGCTGTCTGCGGCGTTGCACCTGTTGATCTTCACCGGCTCGCCGGGTGTGCCGAAGATCATCGACTTCTCCCTCGATTACCTGCGCGCCGGGCAATTTCGCGATACCTGGGCTCGCTGCCAGGTGTGTCGGCAGGGGCGGCGGGTGGCCAACGTGGCGGTGACGGCCTGGCAAAGCACCGAATCCGAGCCGATTGCCACGGCCCGAGGCCATTTCAAAATCGAAGAGCCCTTGAAATCCTGA
- a CDS encoding PaaI family thioesterase — MAENPVFERATRFLSALRHCQVLGLRVHSASTDGLTVVLPYSPQIVGNPQTGVIHGGALTSLMDTACGMSTLCVLPEFEVCPTLDLRIDYMHAAEPHKDVYGFAQCYRVTTDVIFARGFAYQDDPEQPIAHVVGTFMRMGKGIKGTKGFGGTIAGGAK, encoded by the coding sequence ATGGCCGAAAACCCCGTTTTTGAGCGCGCAACACGATTCCTGTCGGCGTTGCGGCATTGCCAGGTGCTGGGCTTGCGCGTTCACAGCGCGAGTACTGACGGACTAACGGTCGTCCTGCCTTACAGCCCGCAAATCGTCGGTAACCCGCAAACCGGTGTCATTCACGGCGGCGCCCTGACGTCGTTGATGGACACCGCGTGCGGCATGTCCACCCTGTGCGTTTTGCCGGAATTCGAAGTCTGCCCGACCCTCGATTTGCGCATCGACTACATGCACGCCGCCGAACCTCATAAGGATGTCTACGGTTTCGCCCAATGCTACCGGGTCACCACCGACGTGATCTTCGCCCGAGGCTTCGCGTATCAGGACGACCCGGAGCAGCCCATCGCCCATGTCGTCGGCACCTTTATGCGCATGGGCAAGGGCATCAAGGGCACCAAAGGCTTTGGTGGCACTATCGCCGGAGGTGCGAAATGA
- a CDS encoding amidohydrolase family protein has translation MPVPRIRLSLAWWLVLCSSYADARDYAYSDAHLHYVDFFQETAGMPALLKSMADSSIDHVMISGIPVAKKWHEDEPKRPRYYAGDDADAYWYSATDVIVAAAVNKLTPEQRQRFHPFLSGFNPNDKNSEAHIQRMLDLNPGLWQGIGEVFTRHDDLTALTSGDTPRANNEAMTRIYHLAAENDLPVMLHSNITSKREKNPLYLAEMEEPLRNHPHTRFIWAHAGTSVEIHRHQTQLDFLLPTLTRMLEAYPNLFIDLSWSMLTPYLLDEQGKPRDEWLKLVERYPERFMLGSDVVGRFDKLGKEMRSFDPFLDALPEDVARKVARDNFLAVLPKSAR, from the coding sequence ATGCCCGTGCCTCGGATCCGCTTGAGTCTCGCCTGGTGGTTGGTGCTTTGCAGTTCATACGCGGACGCCCGCGACTATGCCTACAGCGATGCGCACCTGCATTACGTGGACTTCTTCCAGGAAACCGCGGGAATGCCTGCCTTGCTCAAGTCGATGGCTGACAGCTCCATCGATCACGTGATGATTTCCGGCATCCCGGTAGCGAAGAAATGGCACGAAGACGAACCCAAACGCCCGCGTTACTACGCCGGTGACGACGCCGATGCCTATTGGTACAGCGCGACCGACGTGATTGTCGCCGCTGCGGTGAACAAGCTCACGCCGGAGCAGCGTCAGCGTTTTCACCCGTTTCTGTCAGGCTTCAACCCCAACGATAAAAACTCCGAGGCGCACATCCAGCGCATGCTCGATCTCAATCCGGGGTTGTGGCAGGGCATCGGCGAAGTCTTCACCCGGCACGATGACCTGACGGCGCTGACGTCGGGTGATACGCCGCGGGCCAATAACGAGGCGATGACGCGGATCTATCACCTCGCCGCCGAAAACGACCTGCCGGTGATGCTGCATTCGAACATCACCTCCAAGCGTGAGAAAAATCCGCTGTACCTGGCTGAAATGGAAGAGCCGTTGCGTAATCACCCGCACACCCGATTTATCTGGGCGCATGCCGGCACCAGCGTAGAAATCCATCGGCACCAGACGCAGCTGGATTTTCTGTTGCCGACGTTGACCCGGATGCTTGAGGCGTACCCGAATCTGTTCATCGACCTGTCCTGGAGCATGCTCACGCCCTATCTGCTGGATGAGCAGGGCAAGCCACGGGACGAATGGCTGAAACTGGTAGAACGCTATCCCGAACGTTTCATGCTGGGGTCGGATGTCGTAGGACGCTTCGATAAGTTGGGTAAGGAAATGCGCAGCTTCGACCCGTTTCTCGATGCGTTGCCGGAAGATGTTGCGAGAAAAGTCGCGCGAGATAATTTTCTAGCCGTGCTGCCGAAATCTGCGCGCTGA
- a CDS encoding methyl-accepting chemotaxis protein translates to MSIRSLNIAPRASLGFGLLALMVFGLGAFALAQMSNMRAQSDQVDNNWLPSVMAVGEMSQDMLRLRALTMRLLINRDPAALAQNVGKLNELKGVLGDAQQRYNALIVLPEERSLFDRFKASEQKYLQFQGQVMILSAQGRIEDAAAIVNGEMSPLADEIAVTLKSLVELNKRNANLATEAARLVFSNSRVWVGVMVALAALMTIGLALLLTRSIVLPLSQSLRVAEVVAGGDLTGDICISGKDEPARLLHALKSMQQSLRDTIRRISDSSSQLASASEELSCVTEDATRGLHQQSLEIEQAATAVNQMTAAVEEVASNAVATSEASRESDRIAQHGRAQVHQTVQSIESLADDVTANASQVEDLAQKVYGISKVLDVIRSIAEQTNLLALNAAIEAARAGDAGRGFAVVADEVRALAHRTQQSTQEIEQMISGIQQGTDSAVSSMQQSNSRARSTLEVAKAAGVALEEIASAFTLINERNIVIASASEEQAAVAREVDRNLMNIRDLALQTSAGANQTSAASQELSRLAVDLNSMVARFSV, encoded by the coding sequence ATGAGCATCCGCAGTCTCAATATTGCCCCGCGCGCGAGCCTGGGTTTTGGCCTGTTGGCGTTGATGGTATTTGGCTTGGGCGCGTTTGCTCTGGCGCAAATGTCGAACATGCGCGCCCAGTCCGATCAGGTCGATAACAACTGGCTGCCCAGCGTGATGGCGGTCGGGGAGATGAGTCAGGACATGCTGCGGCTGCGTGCCCTGACCATGCGTCTGCTGATCAACCGCGACCCGGCGGCGCTGGCGCAGAACGTCGGCAAACTGAATGAACTCAAAGGCGTGCTCGGCGATGCGCAACAGCGCTACAACGCGTTGATCGTGCTGCCCGAGGAGCGTTCGCTGTTCGATCGCTTCAAGGCCTCGGAGCAAAAGTACCTGCAATTTCAGGGGCAGGTGATGATCCTGTCTGCCCAGGGCCGGATCGAAGACGCGGCGGCTATCGTCAATGGCGAGATGAGCCCGTTGGCCGACGAAATCGCGGTCACCCTCAAATCCCTGGTGGAACTGAACAAACGCAACGCCAACCTGGCCACCGAGGCGGCGCGTCTGGTGTTCAGCAACTCGCGGGTGTGGGTTGGGGTGATGGTCGCGCTGGCCGCGTTGATGACCATTGGCCTGGCCTTGCTGCTGACGCGCAGCATTGTGTTGCCGTTGTCTCAGTCGTTGCGGGTGGCCGAAGTGGTGGCGGGCGGTGATCTGACCGGCGACATCTGCATCAGCGGCAAGGACGAACCGGCGCGGCTGTTGCACGCGCTCAAGAGCATGCAGCAAAGCCTGCGCGACACCATTCGGCGTATCTCCGACTCGTCCAGCCAATTGGCCTCGGCCTCGGAAGAGCTCAGTTGCGTCACGGAAGACGCGACCCGTGGCCTGCATCAGCAGAGCCTGGAAATCGAGCAGGCCGCCACAGCGGTGAATCAGATGACCGCAGCGGTGGAGGAAGTGGCGAGCAACGCGGTGGCCACTTCCGAAGCGTCCCGGGAATCTGACCGGATCGCCCAGCATGGCCGCGCGCAGGTGCATCAGACCGTGCAGTCCATTGAGTCCCTGGCGGACGATGTGACGGCCAATGCCAGTCAGGTTGAGGATTTGGCGCAGAAGGTCTACGGGATCAGCAAGGTGCTGGATGTGATTCGATCGATTGCCGAGCAGACCAATCTGCTGGCCCTGAACGCGGCGATTGAAGCGGCACGTGCTGGCGATGCCGGGCGCGGTTTTGCCGTGGTAGCGGATGAGGTGCGAGCGCTGGCGCACCGGACGCAGCAATCGACTCAGGAAATCGAGCAGATGATCAGTGGCATCCAGCAAGGTACCGATTCTGCCGTCAGCTCGATGCAGCAGAGCAATAGCCGCGCGCGTTCGACCCTGGAAGTGGCGAAAGCCGCGGGCGTGGCGCTGGAGGAGATTGCCTCGGCGTTCACCTTGATCAACGAGCGCAACATCGTGATCGCCAGTGCCTCGGAGGAACAGGCGGCGGTGGCGCGGGAGGTGGATCGCAATTTGATGAACATCCGC